In Gemmatimonadota bacterium, the following proteins share a genomic window:
- a CDS encoding 1-(5-phosphoribosyl)-5-[(5-phosphoribosylamino)methylideneamino] imidazole-4-carboxamide isomerase: MIAIPAVDLREGACVQLVGGEYAQERVRLADPAAVAREWVRLGFARLHVVDLDAALGKGNNLAIVREILREGGADVQVGGGLRTTDAVDDILNEGARYAIVGTRALEDLDWLAELAHDNPGEIIVAADVRDRKVVTRGWQRTLPRDILDMVEEVSTLPLAALLVTAVHREGQLQGTDLPLMEDVVDAAAFPVYAAGGVGSVGDLHALQDRGVSGAVIGMALYTGAIDPRAIVDEFSV, from the coding sequence ATGATCGCGATTCCGGCCGTCGACCTCCGGGAGGGGGCGTGCGTGCAGCTGGTAGGCGGGGAGTACGCCCAGGAACGCGTGCGCCTGGCCGATCCCGCCGCGGTGGCGCGCGAGTGGGTGCGCCTCGGCTTCGCGCGCCTGCACGTGGTGGACCTGGATGCGGCGTTAGGCAAGGGGAACAACCTGGCCATCGTGCGCGAGATCCTGCGCGAGGGCGGGGCCGATGTGCAGGTGGGGGGCGGGCTACGCACCACCGACGCCGTCGACGACATCCTCAACGAGGGGGCGCGCTACGCCATCGTGGGGACGCGGGCGCTCGAGGATCTGGACTGGCTGGCCGAGTTGGCTCACGACAACCCGGGCGAGATCATCGTGGCGGCCGACGTGCGCGACCGGAAGGTGGTCACGCGCGGATGGCAGCGCACGCTCCCGCGCGACATCCTGGACATGGTGGAGGAGGTCAGTACCCTCCCGCTGGCGGCGCTGCTGGTGACGGCGGTGCATCGCGAGGGGCAGCTTCAAGGGACCGACCTCCCGCTGATGGAGGACGTGGTGGATGCCGCGGCGTTCCCCGTGTACGCCGCCGGCGGGGTGGGGAGTGTCGGCGACCTGCACGCCCTGCAGGATCGCGGGGTGAGCGGCGCCGTGATCGGGATGGCGCTGTACACCGGCGCGATCGACCCCCGCGCCATTGTCGACGAGTTCTCCGTCTAG
- a CDS encoding biliverdin-producing heme oxygenase produces the protein MPTPLSQRLRHETATLHRQAERSGIMLGLLRGRLDRGDYVLLLRALHEVYTALESRLDATASFPDVRPFYDRRLHRVASLAADLSLLHGVGWEDEVAAGNAAREYADRILCATPLQLVAHAYVRYLGDLSGGKALGQVVARALALPNGDGTAFYRFPEIADAEQYKDRFRAALDAWPVSTTEADGVVREAQEAFRLNVRVFEGVATRTAPSDAPPLPPGA, from the coding sequence ATGCCCACCCCCCTGTCCCAACGCCTCCGCCACGAAACGGCGACGCTGCATCGCCAGGCCGAGCGCTCGGGGATCATGCTCGGGCTCCTGCGCGGGCGCCTGGACCGCGGGGACTACGTGCTGCTGCTGCGCGCGCTGCACGAGGTGTACACCGCCCTCGAATCGCGCCTCGACGCCACGGCGTCGTTTCCCGATGTCCGCCCGTTCTACGACCGGCGACTGCACCGCGTCGCGTCGCTCGCCGCCGACCTGTCGTTGCTGCATGGTGTCGGGTGGGAAGACGAAGTCGCGGCCGGCAATGCGGCGCGTGAGTACGCCGATCGCATCCTTTGCGCGACGCCATTGCAGCTGGTGGCGCATGCGTACGTCCGGTATCTGGGCGACCTGTCCGGCGGCAAGGCGTTGGGGCAGGTCGTCGCGCGCGCGCTTGCACTCCCCAACGGCGACGGGACCGCGTTCTATCGCTTCCCGGAGATCGCCGACGCCGAGCAGTACAAGGATCGATTTCGGGCGGCACTCGACGCCTGGCCGGTCTCCACCACCGAGGCCGACGGGGTGGTGCGCGAAGCGCAGGAGGCCTTCCGCCTGAACGTCAGGGTGTTCGAGGGGGTTGCGACGCGAACAGCACCATCTGACGCGCCACCTCTGCCGCCCGGCGCGTAA
- a CDS encoding GAF domain-containing protein: MSDSLSHPAFGTADLTNCERELIHLAGSIQPHGVLLVLAEGSLVIEQASANAPTLLGGTMSALLGTPLELVSAALAYAVRDGLSSDLVERPLPLRSRIDAPSGAIELEGMLHRVPAHGLVLELERVEFPPGDRDAGALPRQLQGIIARIASAGSVEGLCQVLARELRPLIGYDRVMVYRFDPDGHGEVVAEAREESLEPYLGLHYPSSDIPQRARELYLRNRVRVLADTGYVPVPVLPRLSPTTGADLDMSMAYLRSLSPIHIEYLRNMGVTGTLVASLVKDGQLWGLISCHHYSPRRLPYEMRAACELLSDVFSTRLAALDASAVAHSILMVPRVEKQMVDTASASGDWHEALYGVLRSLLSTLNASGGALLYEGQVMTTGAVPGTEDLSRIAAWIAEHSSGPLFQSAALTKREPAFARLSGVASGVLALRITPTRLDYLLWFRREQVQTVRWAGNPNKAVLGDDPNHLSPRRSFAVWTEQVRNTARPWTEQELAIAQLLQVSIFDTIQQVQAIRVLIVARQLASVSRMVERSGEPMVILDERDHILLLNQPLRRLLGMEAHSPETFESLAAHFVNPGDLVDAVRRLRRELQPWVGELSVRGEQGAIALAVRADAVPSPEGGILGTMLIFTDLSARRAAEAARERLSEALQSGPSGGTLASLSGVAELDEMMAAVLANARTAVMSLSGPVAEAIQPVTLRSIESLTRRAAEVARQMVLFASQPPRTP, encoded by the coding sequence ATGAGCGATTCACTCAGTCACCCCGCCTTCGGGACCGCCGACCTCACGAACTGCGAGCGGGAGCTCATCCATCTCGCGGGGTCGATCCAGCCGCACGGCGTGCTTCTCGTGCTGGCCGAGGGCTCGCTCGTCATCGAGCAGGCCAGCGCCAACGCCCCCACCCTGCTCGGGGGGACGATGTCGGCGCTGCTGGGGACGCCGCTCGAGCTCGTGAGTGCCGCGCTTGCGTACGCGGTGCGCGACGGGCTCTCGTCCGATCTCGTCGAGCGCCCCCTGCCGCTGCGCTCGCGGATCGACGCGCCGTCAGGGGCAATCGAGTTGGAGGGGATGCTGCACCGCGTGCCGGCCCACGGGCTCGTGCTCGAACTGGAACGTGTCGAGTTTCCGCCCGGCGACCGTGACGCCGGCGCCCTTCCCCGCCAGCTGCAGGGCATCATCGCGCGCATCGCGTCCGCCGGTTCGGTCGAAGGGCTCTGCCAGGTGCTGGCGCGCGAGCTGCGCCCGCTCATCGGCTACGATCGGGTGATGGTCTATCGCTTCGACCCGGACGGGCACGGTGAGGTGGTCGCCGAAGCACGCGAAGAATCCCTGGAGCCGTACCTCGGGTTGCACTACCCGTCCTCCGACATCCCGCAGCGGGCGCGCGAGCTGTACCTGCGCAACCGCGTCCGCGTGCTGGCCGACACCGGGTACGTCCCCGTGCCGGTGCTCCCGCGCCTGTCTCCCACGACGGGCGCCGACCTGGACATGTCGATGGCGTACCTCCGGTCGCTCTCGCCGATCCATATCGAGTACCTGCGCAACATGGGGGTGACCGGGACGCTGGTCGCCTCGCTGGTGAAGGACGGGCAGCTGTGGGGGCTCATCTCGTGCCATCACTACTCGCCGCGCCGGCTCCCCTACGAGATGCGCGCGGCGTGCGAACTGCTCTCCGACGTCTTCTCGACCCGCCTGGCCGCACTCGACGCCAGCGCGGTGGCGCACTCGATCCTCATGGTGCCGCGCGTCGAAAAGCAGATGGTCGACACGGCCTCCGCCTCGGGCGACTGGCACGAGGCGCTGTACGGCGTGCTGCGCTCGCTCCTGAGCACGCTCAACGCATCGGGGGGCGCTCTGCTCTACGAGGGACAGGTGATGACGACCGGCGCGGTCCCGGGCACGGAGGACTTGAGCCGCATCGCCGCCTGGATCGCCGAGCATTCGTCGGGCCCCCTGTTCCAGTCCGCCGCGCTCACCAAGCGGGAGCCAGCATTCGCCCGTTTGTCTGGCGTGGCCAGCGGCGTGCTTGCCCTGCGCATCACTCCCACGCGCCTGGACTACCTGCTCTGGTTCCGTCGCGAGCAGGTGCAAACTGTGCGGTGGGCGGGCAATCCCAACAAGGCGGTCCTCGGCGACGACCCGAACCATCTGTCGCCTCGGCGGTCGTTTGCGGTGTGGACCGAACAGGTGCGCAACACCGCACGCCCGTGGACCGAGCAGGAGCTGGCGATCGCGCAGCTGCTGCAGGTGTCGATCTTCGACACGATCCAGCAGGTGCAAGCGATTCGGGTCCTCATCGTGGCGCGGCAGCTCGCCTCGGTGAGCCGGATGGTCGAGCGCTCGGGGGAACCGATGGTGATCCTCGACGAGCGCGACCACATCCTCCTCCTCAACCAGCCGCTGCGCCGACTGCTCGGCATGGAGGCGCATTCGCCCGAGACGTTCGAGTCGTTGGCGGCGCACTTCGTGAATCCCGGCGACCTCGTCGACGCGGTGCGGCGGTTGCGCCGTGAGCTGCAACCGTGGGTGGGCGAGCTCTCGGTCCGGGGCGAGCAGGGGGCGATCGCCCTCGCGGTGCGTGCCGACGCAGTCCCCAGCCCGGAGGGTGGCATCCTCGGCACGATGCTCATCTTCACCGACCTGAGTGCGCGCCGCGCCGCCGAGGCCGCGCGGGAGCGCCTGAGCGAGGCCCTGCAGTCCGGACCGTCCGGCGGGACGCTGGCCAGCCTCTCGGGGGTCGCGGAGCTCGACGAGATGATGGCCGCGGTGCTGGCCAATGCCCGGACCGCCGTGATGAGCCTGAGCGGTCCGGTGGCGGAGGCGATTCAGCCGGTCACGCTGCGCAGTATCGAGTCGCTTACGCGCCGGGCGGCAGAGGTGGCGCGTCAGATGGTGCTGTTCGCGTCGCAACCCCCTCGAACACCCTGA
- the hisH gene encoding imidazole glycerol phosphate synthase subunit HisH, giving the protein MPESRHSRITIFDYGAGNLHSLAKAVASFGTAPVIEVDPARAIETDVLLLPGVGAFTPAAERLAPGRVAMRAALAAGLPCLGICLGMQLLLETSDEGPGAGLGVIPGRVERIRAERLPQIGWNAADDARDPLFAESGLRDVYYANSFICRPTDLACVTSWSTHEGDRFPASVRVGRTVGVQFHPEKSSSAGVAFVHAFLREMLA; this is encoded by the coding sequence ATGCCTGAGTCGCGTCACTCCCGTATCACGATCTTCGACTATGGCGCGGGGAACCTGCACTCGCTGGCCAAGGCCGTCGCGTCGTTCGGCACGGCACCGGTGATCGAGGTGGACCCGGCGCGCGCGATCGAGACCGATGTCTTGCTGCTCCCGGGCGTTGGCGCCTTCACGCCCGCCGCCGAGCGCCTGGCGCCTGGACGCGTGGCGATGCGTGCGGCACTCGCGGCCGGGCTCCCGTGCCTCGGGATCTGCCTGGGCATGCAGCTGCTGCTCGAGACGTCCGACGAGGGGCCCGGCGCTGGCCTGGGGGTGATTCCGGGTCGTGTGGAGCGCATTCGCGCCGAGCGGTTGCCGCAGATTGGCTGGAACGCCGCCGACGACGCGCGCGATCCCTTGTTTGCCGAGTCGGGGCTGCGGGACGTGTACTACGCCAACTCGTTCATCTGCCGTCCCACGGATCTCGCCTGCGTGACGTCGTGGAGCACGCACGAAGGAGATCGGTTCCCCGCGTCCGTTCGAGTGGGGCGTACGGTGGGGGTGCAGTTTCATCCTGAGAAATCGTCGAGCGCCGGCGTGGCGTTCGTCCATGCCTTCCTTCGGGAGATGCTCGCATGA
- the hisE gene encoding phosphoribosyl-ATP diphosphatase has protein sequence MLDLETLDFAKGGGYVTVVCQDAASQAVLMVARADRDALERTLATGEMHYHSRSRGLWHKGATSGNVQRVVSLHADCDADAVLALVVPAGPACHTGAVSCFGALERMGVGGDETARGGPPPKTESGAFDASAPHHSVATPIDSTAHGVFSRLAATIASRQAALPLPEGTKPSYTQRLLADRNLRLKKLGEEAVELAVACTDEDRARAAEEGGDVIYHTLVALAAIGVGVDDVARVLEGRAR, from the coding sequence ATGCTGGATCTCGAGACACTCGACTTCGCGAAAGGGGGCGGCTACGTCACGGTGGTCTGCCAGGACGCCGCATCGCAGGCCGTGCTGATGGTGGCGCGCGCGGACCGCGACGCGCTGGAGCGCACGCTGGCGACCGGGGAGATGCACTACCACTCGCGGTCGCGGGGGCTCTGGCACAAGGGCGCCACGAGCGGGAACGTGCAGCGGGTCGTCTCGCTGCACGCGGACTGCGACGCCGACGCCGTGCTGGCGTTGGTGGTACCGGCCGGGCCGGCGTGCCATACGGGGGCGGTGAGTTGTTTTGGGGCGTTGGAGCGGATGGGAGTGGGGGGAGACGAGACGGCGCGTGGGGGGCCCCCCCCGAAAACAGAATCTGGGGCTTTCGACGCATCCGCCCCTCATCATTCCGTTGCCACCCCCATCGATTCCACCGCGCACGGCGTCTTCTCCCGACTCGCCGCCACCATCGCCTCCCGTCAGGCCGCACTCCCGCTCCCCGAGGGGACCAAACCCAGCTACACGCAGCGACTGCTCGCCGACCGTAACCTGCGTCTCAAGAAGCTGGGCGAGGAAGCGGTCGAGCTCGCGGTGGCGTGCACCGACGAGGACCGCGCGCGCGCCGCCGAAGAGGGGGGCGACGTCATCTATCACACACTCGTCGCGCTCGCGGCCATCGGCGTGGGCGTCGACGACGTCGCGCGCGTGCTCGAGGGGCGTGCGCGATGA
- the sseA gene encoding 3-mercaptopyruvate sulfurtransferase produces MLSRSLPTPLVSTAWLAEHLATPGLKVVDASTYLASAGRNARAEYDAQHIPGAVFADIDWLSDETSALPHTIPRAAQFAERIGSLGISSDDAVVVYDGSGQNFSAPRLWFMLRAFGHARVAVLDGGLRRWMLDGHSVTADVTPLAPAPFTARLDAARLRDAAAVFANIGTGGEQVVDARSAGRFEGTEPEPRAGVRGGHIPGSRNIPYARLVREDGTLRPDAELRAIVHEAGVDLTRPVVCSCGSGVTACAVILALDVLGATHTAVYDGSWTEWGGRSDTPVETGPAR; encoded by the coding sequence ATGCTGTCACGGTCGCTTCCGACTCCGCTGGTCTCCACCGCCTGGCTGGCCGAACACCTCGCCACTCCTGGGCTCAAGGTCGTCGACGCCAGCACCTATCTCGCCTCCGCGGGGCGAAACGCGCGCGCCGAGTACGACGCGCAGCACATCCCCGGCGCCGTCTTCGCCGACATCGACTGGCTGAGCGACGAGACCTCGGCGCTCCCGCACACCATTCCGCGTGCCGCGCAGTTTGCCGAGCGCATCGGATCGCTCGGGATCTCGAGCGACGACGCCGTGGTCGTCTACGACGGCTCGGGGCAGAACTTCAGCGCGCCTCGCCTGTGGTTCATGCTGCGGGCCTTCGGGCACGCGCGTGTCGCCGTGCTCGATGGCGGCTTGCGACGCTGGATGTTGGACGGGCACTCGGTCACCGCCGATGTGACCCCGCTCGCCCCCGCGCCGTTCACGGCGCGGCTCGACGCGGCCCGCCTGCGCGACGCGGCGGCGGTGTTCGCGAACATCGGCACGGGGGGCGAGCAGGTCGTTGATGCCCGGTCAGCCGGTCGCTTCGAGGGGACGGAACCTGAGCCGCGCGCCGGCGTGCGCGGTGGGCACATCCCCGGCAGCCGCAACATCCCCTACGCTCGGCTGGTACGCGAGGACGGGACCCTGCGCCCCGACGCTGAGCTACGCGCCATCGTGCACGAGGCGGGGGTCGACCTCACGCGCCCCGTCGTTTGCAGCTGCGGCTCCGGGGTGACGGCGTGCGCGGTCATCCTCGCGCTCGATGTCCTGGGCGCCACACACACGGCCGTGTACGACGGAAGCTGGACCGAATGGGGGGGACGCAGCGACACTCCGGTCGAAACCGGCCCCGCCCGTTAG
- the hisF gene encoding imidazole glycerol phosphate synthase subunit HisF, which translates to MLTRRLIVCLDVKGGRVVKGVNFESLRDVGDPVVLAERYEQEGADEIVYLDISASAEERSTLLDLARRTAERLFIPLTIGGGIRSADDVARALRAGADKVSLNSAAVERPEVLAEASHRFGAQCVVASIDAAMIDGAYRVFVKGGKVPTQLEAIGWAQECERRGAGEILLTSIDRDGVRSGYDLALTRAISDAVSVPVIASGGAGNATHVCAALTAGGADAALVAGILHDGVTTVAALKGAMGAAGIPVRSTMASARAGSA; encoded by the coding sequence ATGCTGACTCGGCGTCTCATCGTCTGCCTCGACGTGAAGGGCGGGCGTGTGGTGAAGGGGGTGAACTTCGAATCGCTGCGCGACGTGGGCGACCCAGTGGTTCTCGCCGAGCGCTACGAACAGGAAGGGGCCGACGAGATCGTCTATCTCGACATCTCGGCGAGCGCCGAGGAGCGCTCGACGCTGCTCGACCTGGCGCGTCGCACGGCGGAGCGCCTGTTCATCCCGCTGACCATCGGCGGGGGCATTCGGTCGGCCGACGACGTGGCGCGGGCGCTGCGCGCCGGGGCGGACAAGGTGAGCCTCAACAGCGCGGCGGTGGAGCGTCCGGAGGTGCTGGCCGAGGCCTCGCATCGGTTCGGGGCCCAATGCGTGGTGGCCAGCATCGACGCGGCGATGATCGACGGGGCGTATCGTGTCTTCGTGAAGGGCGGGAAGGTCCCCACGCAGCTGGAGGCGATCGGCTGGGCGCAGGAGTGCGAGCGCCGCGGGGCCGGCGAGATCCTGCTCACCAGCATCGATCGCGACGGGGTACGGAGCGGTTACGACCTGGCGTTGACGCGAGCGATCAGCGACGCGGTCTCGGTCCCGGTGATTGCATCTGGCGGCGCGGGGAACGCGACCCACGTGTGCGCGGCATTGACTGCCGGCGGGGCGGACGCGGCGCTGGTCGCGGGGATTCTCCATGATGGTGTGACCACGGTGGCCGCGCTCAAGGGGGCGATGGGTGCGGCGGGAATCCCGGTGCGGTCCACGATGGCCTCCGCGAGGGCCGGTTCAGCATGA
- a CDS encoding histidinol-phosphate aminotransferase family protein, translating to MYQGLRAYDVDPTPCEITLADNTSPFGAPPAALRAIAAGVGDRLAHYPSTYSRALREGIAAYVGVSPDEIMVGCGSDEIMSCAFRALGEPGDRVAYMDPTFVMAKVFATSNSLTPVPVPLTARFDADADALVAAQAPITYVCTPNNPTGLPMAAAALQQVLREARGLTFVDEAYAEFAGSNLAREAPAHGRSLVFRTFSKAFGLAGMRVGFAVGARPLIAELEKARGPFTVTALGERAALAAVTEDLAWVTDGVARIVAARERFIAALRGAGFAPLPSAANFVLLPVGDSRAAHAALRERGILVRHFVGLPGIGDALRISIADWAVMQRVLDALLAILPHEARPFNAGERADA from the coding sequence GTGTATCAGGGGCTCCGCGCCTACGACGTCGATCCCACGCCGTGCGAGATCACGCTCGCCGACAACACGTCGCCCTTCGGCGCGCCGCCAGCTGCACTGCGGGCGATCGCCGCGGGAGTCGGCGACCGCCTGGCCCACTATCCCAGCACCTACTCGCGCGCGCTGCGCGAGGGGATCGCGGCCTACGTGGGGGTGTCGCCTGACGAGATCATGGTGGGGTGTGGGTCCGACGAGATCATGAGCTGCGCCTTTCGGGCGCTGGGGGAACCCGGTGATCGCGTGGCCTACATGGATCCGACGTTCGTGATGGCCAAGGTCTTCGCGACGAGCAACTCGCTCACGCCTGTTCCTGTTCCGCTCACCGCGCGCTTCGACGCCGACGCCGACGCGCTGGTGGCGGCACAGGCGCCCATCACGTACGTCTGCACCCCCAACAACCCGACCGGACTCCCGATGGCCGCCGCTGCACTGCAGCAGGTGTTGCGCGAGGCGCGCGGGCTCACCTTCGTCGACGAGGCGTACGCCGAGTTTGCCGGCAGCAACCTGGCGCGTGAGGCGCCGGCACATGGACGCTCGCTCGTCTTCCGCACCTTCTCGAAGGCGTTCGGGCTGGCGGGGATGCGCGTGGGATTCGCCGTAGGGGCGCGGCCACTCATCGCCGAGCTGGAAAAGGCGCGCGGACCGTTCACGGTCACGGCGTTAGGCGAGCGGGCCGCACTCGCGGCCGTCACCGAGGACCTCGCGTGGGTCACGGATGGCGTCGCGCGCATCGTGGCCGCGCGCGAGCGGTTCATCGCCGCGCTGCGTGGCGCGGGGTTCGCTCCGCTGCCCAGTGCGGCGAACTTCGTCCTGCTCCCGGTCGGGGACTCGCGCGCCGCGCATGCGGCGCTGCGCGAGCGTGGCATCCTGGTCCGGCACTTCGTGGGGCTCCCGGGGATCGGCGACGCGCTGCGGATCAGCATCGCCGACTGGGCGGTGATGCAGCGGGTGCTGGATGCGCTGCTGGCGATCCTTCCGCATGAGGCGCGCCCCTTCAACGCCGGGGAGCGAGCCGATGCCTGA
- a CDS encoding imidazoleglycerol-phosphate dehydratase, with protein sequence MGTIERETRETSIRVTLTLGGGDVAVDTSIPFLDHMLLTWARYAGLGLTVQARGDLRHHVIEDVAIALGAAFKDAVPATAARYGHRTIPMDEALVECAIDIGGRFYYEGPVPSSLYDHFMRSFAEHAGSTLHLRVLRGTDRHHIIEGAFKALGLAMRDALVDSGAVFSTKGSVSLRRTDGDAPESPRRGAGRGSH encoded by the coding sequence ATGGGCACCATCGAGCGCGAGACGCGCGAAACGAGCATCCGGGTGACGCTGACCTTGGGGGGCGGCGACGTGGCGGTCGACACGTCCATCCCCTTCCTCGACCACATGCTGCTGACGTGGGCGCGCTACGCGGGGCTGGGACTCACCGTGCAGGCCCGCGGGGACCTGCGCCACCACGTCATCGAGGACGTGGCGATCGCGTTAGGCGCGGCGTTTAAGGACGCCGTGCCGGCCACGGCGGCCCGCTATGGGCACCGCACAATCCCCATGGACGAGGCGCTGGTCGAATGCGCCATCGACATCGGCGGGCGCTTCTACTACGAGGGGCCGGTCCCGAGTTCGCTGTACGACCACTTCATGCGCTCCTTTGCCGAGCACGCGGGGAGCACGTTGCACCTGCGGGTGCTGCGGGGCACGGACCGCCACCACATCATCGAGGGGGCGTTCAAGGCGCTGGGGCTCGCCATGCGCGACGCGCTGGTGGACAGTGGGGCGGTCTTCTCCACCAAGGGGAGCGTGTCGCTGCGCCGGACGGACGGCGACGCGCCCGAATCGCCCCGACGCGGCGCCGGTCGGGGTTCGCACTGA
- a CDS encoding glycosyl hydrolase codes for MSRTAALAASGRRAIVAAVLLAAFGCSAAGRHTTAPALVESWLTTPDRAQLLARQPDITSAVEPPDTLGTGATRIEVDTAQTFQSMVGFGAALTDASAWLLQTRLSPAQREALLQELFSPDSGIALGMVRLTVGGSDFSRAHYTFDDVAPGERDDALRHFDIAPNRADVIPLMRRVRAINPDLWVMATPWSAPAWMKSSGSLYKGTLRPDAYAAYAEYLRRLVDAFAAEGVPIALLSVQNEPHNEPADYPGMRLTADQRADFVAHHLGPLFALRQLATQVVDWDHNWDAPESPLGVLADSLARRYVSGVAWHCYAGDVAAQSRVHDAHPDKDTWFTECSGGAWAPNFGDNLKWNVRTLIVGATRHWARGVMLWNLALDERHGPHAGGCNDCRGVVTIDSATGAVTRNEEYYALAHASRFVRPGAVRIASSSGVNDIETVAFRNRDGTKVLIAANSADVARTLAIQATGGRFPVTLPAGAVATYRWR; via the coding sequence GTGTCGCGTACGGCGGCGCTCGCCGCCAGCGGACGTCGCGCCATCGTGGCCGCGGTGCTGCTGGCGGCCTTCGGCTGCAGCGCCGCCGGCCGTCACACGACGGCGCCTGCCCTGGTGGAGTCGTGGCTGACGACCCCCGACCGCGCGCAGCTCCTCGCGCGCCAACCCGACATCACGTCCGCGGTGGAGCCGCCCGACACCCTCGGAACCGGGGCCACGCGCATCGAGGTCGACACGGCGCAGACCTTCCAGTCGATGGTCGGATTCGGTGCCGCCCTCACCGATGCCTCCGCCTGGCTCCTCCAGACGCGCCTGTCGCCAGCGCAGCGCGAGGCGCTCCTGCAGGAGCTCTTCTCTCCCGACAGCGGGATCGCCCTCGGCATGGTGCGCCTGACGGTCGGCGGCTCGGACTTCTCGCGAGCGCACTACACGTTCGATGACGTTGCGCCTGGCGAGCGTGACGATGCGCTCCGTCACTTCGACATCGCCCCGAACCGCGCCGATGTGATCCCCCTCATGCGGCGCGTGCGCGCCATCAACCCGGATCTCTGGGTGATGGCGACGCCGTGGAGTGCGCCGGCGTGGATGAAGAGCTCGGGGTCGCTGTACAAGGGGACGCTCCGCCCCGACGCCTATGCGGCGTACGCCGAGTACCTGCGACGCCTCGTCGACGCGTTCGCCGCCGAGGGGGTGCCGATCGCGCTGCTTAGCGTGCAGAACGAGCCGCATAACGAGCCGGCCGACTATCCCGGGATGCGCCTCACCGCGGACCAGCGTGCCGATTTCGTGGCGCACCACCTGGGGCCGCTCTTTGCCCTCCGTCAGCTCGCCACCCAGGTCGTCGACTGGGACCACAACTGGGATGCCCCCGAGTCGCCGCTGGGGGTGCTCGCCGACTCGCTGGCGCGCCGCTATGTCAGCGGCGTGGCGTGGCACTGCTACGCGGGAGACGTCGCGGCGCAGTCGCGGGTGCACGACGCGCATCCCGACAAGGACACCTGGTTCACCGAGTGTTCGGGAGGGGCGTGGGCGCCCAACTTCGGCGACAACCTGAAGTGGAACGTGCGCACGCTGATCGTCGGCGCCACGCGGCACTGGGCGCGCGGGGTGATGCTCTGGAACCTGGCGCTCGACGAGCGCCACGGCCCGCACGCCGGCGGCTGCAACGACTGCCGCGGCGTCGTCACGATCGACTCGGCCACCGGCGCGGTCACGCGCAACGAGGAGTACTACGCGCTTGCACACGCCTCGCGCTTCGTGCGCCCGGGCGCCGTGCGCATCGCCTCGTCCAGCGGCGTGAACGACATCGAGACGGTCGCCTTCCGCAATCGTGACGGCACGAAGGTGCTCATCGCCGCCAACTCGGCGGATGTGGCGCGCACGCTCGCGATCCAGGCAACGGGGGGGCGGTTCCCCGTCACGCTGCCGGCCGGTGCCGTGGCGACGTATCGCTGGCGCTGA
- the hisN gene encoding histidinol-phosphatase — protein MTTPTVLLEAVTDVARIAGAVALRYFKSSLAVDTKGDGSPVTIADRSAEEAAREWIAARFPGDAVLGEEFGFSGDTRKRRWFIDPIDGTKTFVRGVPLWGTMIAVAQDDLVIAGAIYCPAVEEMVAAAVGCGCWYNGARCAVSQVSTLDEATILVTDARFPYNPHRAERWKALGAQVAVARTWGDCYGYVQVATGRAELMVDDRLSPWDAASLIPIIREAGGVYTDWRGGHEVDGGDGVASNAVLSRPLRDALGVPEP, from the coding sequence ATGACGACTCCAACGGTGCTGCTCGAGGCGGTGACCGACGTGGCCCGGATTGCCGGTGCGGTGGCGCTGCGGTACTTCAAGTCGTCGCTGGCCGTCGACACGAAGGGCGATGGCAGCCCGGTCACGATCGCCGATCGGAGCGCGGAAGAGGCGGCGCGCGAGTGGATCGCGGCGCGCTTTCCGGGAGACGCGGTGCTGGGCGAAGAGTTCGGCTTCAGCGGCGACACGCGCAAGCGGCGCTGGTTCATCGACCCGATCGACGGGACCAAGACGTTCGTGCGCGGCGTGCCGCTGTGGGGGACGATGATCGCCGTGGCGCAGGACGACCTCGTCATCGCCGGCGCGATCTACTGCCCCGCGGTGGAGGAGATGGTGGCCGCGGCGGTCGGGTGCGGATGCTGGTACAACGGGGCGCGATGCGCGGTGTCGCAGGTCTCGACGCTCGATGAGGCGACGATCCTCGTGACGGATGCACGCTTCCCCTACAACCCGCACCGGGCGGAGCGGTGGAAGGCGTTAGGCGCACAGGTCGCGGTCGCCCGCACGTGGGGGGACTGTTACGGCTACGTGCAGGTCGCCACTGGGCGGGCCGAGTTGATGGTGGACGACCGGCTGAGCCCGTGGGATGCGGCGTCGCTGATCCCGATCATTCGCGAGGCGGGCGGGGTGTACACCGATTGGCGTGGCGGGCACGAGGTGGATGGCGGCGATGGGGTGGCGAGCAATGCAGTGCTGTCGCGACCACTACGCGACGCGTTAGGCGTACCGGAGCCATAG